One segment of Neobacillus endophyticus DNA contains the following:
- a CDS encoding YaiI/YqxD family protein: MKIYVDADACPVKDIIISEGTNAEIPVILVTSFSHFSNAEQPSGVETIYVDSGADAADYRIMKLAEKGDIIVTQDYGLASLGLAKGCVVLHHNGSSYTNENIDQLLQSRYLNAMARKSGKRTKGPKPFTSEDREKFKKLFKKVISH, translated from the coding sequence ATGAAAATTTATGTCGATGCAGATGCATGTCCGGTAAAAGATATCATTATCTCTGAAGGTACGAATGCTGAAATACCTGTTATTCTTGTTACTAGCTTCTCTCATTTTTCTAATGCGGAACAACCATCGGGTGTCGAAACCATTTATGTCGATTCTGGAGCAGATGCTGCGGATTATCGCATCATGAAGTTAGCAGAAAAAGGAGATATAATCGTTACGCAAGATTATGGTCTTGCTTCGCTGGGTTTAGCAAAAGGTTGTGTGGTCCTTCACCATAATGGGTCTAGCTATACAAATGAAAACATTGATCAATTATTACAATCACGTTATTTGAATGCAATGGCTCGAAAAAGTGGGAAGCGTACAAAAGGTCCAAAACCATTTACATCAGAAGATAGAGAGAAATTTAAAAAACTTTTTAAAAAAGTGATTTCACATTAA
- a CDS encoding sugar O-acetyltransferase — protein sequence MEDKKKIYYKRGTDELRLKNIIAHKLCQEFNNCPIEDSESKAEIIRELFGSVGVNPSIEHNFHCDLGYNIHIGDNFYAGFNCTILDMAEVRIGDNCMIGPNVGLYTAGHSIEPKDRNKSGYAIPITIGNDVWIGGSCVILPGITIGNNSIIAAGSVVTKDVPANSVVAGNPAKILKSI from the coding sequence ATGGAGGATAAAAAGAAAATTTACTACAAACGAGGTACGGATGAACTAAGATTGAAAAATATAATTGCCCATAAACTGTGTCAAGAGTTTAACAATTGTCCAATCGAAGATTCAGAAAGTAAAGCGGAAATTATAAGAGAATTATTCGGGAGTGTCGGAGTAAATCCAAGTATTGAGCATAATTTCCATTGTGACTTAGGATATAATATCCACATTGGTGACAACTTCTATGCTGGCTTTAACTGTACGATATTAGATATGGCAGAAGTAAGGATAGGTGACAACTGTATGATTGGTCCTAATGTTGGACTTTACACGGCTGGTCATTCAATTGAACCTAAAGATAGAAACAAGAGTGGTTATGCGATACCAATCACAATTGGAAATGATGTTTGGATTGGTGGCAGTTGTGTGATCTTACCCGGAATCACCATTGGTAATAATTCCATTATTGCTGCGGGTTCTGTTGTTACGAAAGATGTACCTGCTAATTCAGTAGTGGCAGGAAATCCAGCAAAGATATTGAAAAGTATATAA